One part of the Stigmatopora argus isolate UIUO_Sarg chromosome 8, RoL_Sarg_1.0, whole genome shotgun sequence genome encodes these proteins:
- the LOC144079088 gene encoding uncharacterized protein LOC144079088: MQLHDQLTSTVGVRLEQVQDCLRLPSNETSRVQTRLKEPIRHQSVVQRTVMQLHDQLTSTVGVRLEQVQDCLRLPSNETSRAHKMVAKLQRQFATLKNRQKTELRSLFEEQ; encoded by the exons atgcaactacatgaccagctaacgtcgaccgtgggcgtccgcttggagcaggtgcaggattgcctgcggttaccgtcgaacgaaacgtcgagg gtgcagacccgcttgaaggagccaatccggcaccagtcggtggtgcagcgtacggtcatgcaactacatgaccagctaacgtcgaccgtgggcgtccgcttggagcaggtgcaggattgcctgcggttaccgtcgaacgaaacgtcgagg gctcacaagatggtggcgaagttgcagcgccagtttgctactctgaaaaacaggcagaagacggaactccggtcattgtttgaggaacaataa
- the LOC144079022 gene encoding uncharacterized protein LOC144079022, which yields MFSCRLCQEDFPSFKARYLLHAQFGSFPEALMNAFGKCRSEQSSSESRYDLVLSSDSPSLDGSAQLSLMMTNEVAIVTILSLPLTRAPVEQVHEDYVGDFVTLLQDLIVTLVDVTDHSFMFSCCLCQEDSRVSKRGMAFKLNSSHFLKP from the exons atgttttcctgccgtctttgccaagaggacttcccgag tttcaaagcgaggtatctccttcatgctcaattcggctcatttcctgaagcactgatgaatgcttttgggaaatgtaggagcgagcagagttccagcgagtccag gtatgacttggtgctgtcatccgactctccctcactggacggctcagcccaattgagcctaatgatgaccaacgaggttgccatcgtcaccatattgtcattgccgctcacacgggccccggtcgagcaagtccacgaagattacgtgggggactttgtgactttgctccag gatctcattgtgacattggtggatgtgacggatcattcgttcatgttttcctgctgtctttgccaagaggactcccgag tttcaaagcgaggtatggccttcaagctcaattcgagtcatttcctgaagccctga
- the LOC144079086 gene encoding uncharacterized protein LOC144079086, producing MDHSFRFSCCVCQEDFPSFKARYGLQAQFGSFPEALMNAFGKCRSEQSSSESRYDLVLSSDSPSLDGSAQLSMVATDEVAVVTIMSLPLTRAPVEQVHEDYLGDFVTLLQVMRDSTVSSSFGSCGRGATASALYHMFINIVLFG from the exons ATGGATCATTCTTTCCGGTTTTCCTGCTgtgtttgccaagaggacttcccgag tttcaaagcgaggtatggccttcaagctcaattcggctcatttcctgaagcactgatgaatgcttttgggaaatgtaggagcgagcagagttccagcgagtccag gtatgacttggtgctgtcatcggactctccctcgctggacggctcagcccaattgagcatggtggcgaccgacgaggttgccgtcgtcaccataatgtccttgccgctcacacgggccccggtcgagcaagtccacgaagattacctgggggactttgtgactttgctccaggtgatgcgtgattcaactgtctcatcctcttttggctcatgcgggcggggggcaacagcatctgcattgtaccacatgtttatcaacattgttctttttggttaa